From Palaemon carinicauda isolate YSFRI2023 chromosome 33, ASM3689809v2, whole genome shotgun sequence:
ctggattcttccaactcttctagagccttgtgcagcccagttgaaagtttggtgttaGTTGATGTTAATTGCTATTTACCTATGTTGAAAGAATGGAGaaacataagttaatactagttcAAATGTTAATGCCACCGTATCTACGATATGATGATGTTCTTGGTTAATGTTGATTTCTGTTTGCCATTTTGATAAAAGACTGGATGAACATTTTAATATCGGTTAAAATTTTAATGTCATCGTATCTAAGATATGATGATTTTACTAGTTGATTGCTGTTTGTCTGTGATGAAAGTCTGGAAAAAACTTTgtgttaaaatttttaataattttattaaggtTAAGTCGTCAGTTCCATAGCATTGAGtatattatttttctgtttatttcaaaACAAAAACCAAACCATGAGCAATAGGATTTTATTTTTGGGTAAATTTTAGCATTGCTCAAAGAGAAATGGGGTGACTGAGATATCTAATAAAGAGGCCTTTTCACCCTGGGGAGGAAATGTATAAAGTGCAGGAAGAGGGTAAAGGAGGCTGTTGAAGAGAGAAGCTAGTcaatgtttattttctatataaactaaactGATTTTAATGTCCTGAATTATCACTCTGTGGACATGAAAGAGAATGGGTCTGTGTTTTCAGATTTACACTATTTTGATCAAATTGAATAactattaaattaataattaattaattaaactgGCGGTAGATTTTCTTGATTAGTAAGTTTCCAGTATAAATGGTTAATAGGCGATGTATATTACGGTTtcagaaagaaaaaagtcaacatCAAATATTTTTATCTCAATAATTTCGATCGATTGgcatatattaattttgttaaataaGTACTGCTGGATTTCAAGTTTCCTTAAAAAAAGTACCTTTTAATTTCGTATATTAGATAggcataattaattcaaattaaaaccACGATGTTCTTATTCACAATAAGACTGACagatatttgaaattatttttttttttctattgcctcGCCTATCTTTGTATTTAATAATAGCTTCTGTTTATTTtagtataaaattaattatttgatCTGTATTTCATATTACGCCTTACTTCAAATCTCGGGataaaacataattttcaaaaactaaacATTTTGTTCAAATTCCATTTCATGTAGTCATCCCGTGGAACTTATCCTCTGTAATCTAATTTGAATCATATAAAAGACAGTTCTACAAACAGctggtttaaaatttacattttatgGTCTCTTAAATCTACATACATTGTTAGAAGAGACCAAGAAGACATACGCAACAATTGTTTGACCAGTTCAGGCAAGATGACTAAGAGAGGAACCCCGTCTGTAGCCAACATTGAGGAAATGTTTATGTGCTTGAGAAGATGTTCTCTGATTCATACCTGTTTGTTTATCTTCTGGTGATCTCAACTGAACGCAAAGGGGGAAGCGATGAGAAAACACCATTgacccctctccctccctctccccctcccccttgttTTCACTGAAAGCTACGCACCATCCATAAACACTCTCCCTTGGATTGAGAAACATCCTGTAAAACAATGGTGATTAGAGGAGAGTGCAAACATTTTTACAGACTCGGACAAACATTATTTGGGAATACAGAATGCCCCAGAAGAGCAAACACACCTGAGTTAACCTTCAGCTTCGGGGCGACGGAAGGTGTGCGAGACGAGACGGAGGAGTACAAGAGATTGCGTGTGTAGTAAGGATAACATTCACTGTTATTTGGAattttgggggaagaagaaaaggAACCACCTGTCTTTGAAGAGAGGGGCCCGGGGAGAAGGGGCAGAATTGAAAAGGGTGTATCGGTGGCATGAACGTGATTGATTCTTTGGTGTAAAAAGTCCGAGTTTTCTTCTGTACGGTTTCGTAGTTGATGTATAAACGTGACGGTGATCTCTGTATTATTTTTCACTAAGGGAAAtagtgtatctatatgtatatatgtttgtgttttaatGCGTTACACAACCTGTTGAAGATTTTGATTTATACGCAGATATTTAGTCCAGACATATCTATGCGgattctttttccttttctattttttccggaaattaaattttcttaattttcattgttCATGGACGTGTAAATATGGGGAGAAAAGTATAAAAACACTTTTATTGCTGAAAATAACTTTTTCTTCATAGATCGATATGTTTAATGAAGTCTCATCTTTTCtctgtgtgtttttatttttttctcgtgaAATCAGGATACTTTTaattaatgatataattttatcCGGTTTTTAACACCTAACAAGTTTAATTTATTTCACAAATCAGTATTTAAGTTCACATATAAAAGCACCTATGTACATAAATGAAGATTTGCGTAATCACATATTGTTAAATGAGTTAttcatccaatttttttttattacaggtcGTAATGAGTTGATCGCCCGTTATATCAAATTACGTACTGGCAAGACGCGAACAAGGAAACAAGTTTCATCTCATATCCAAGTCTTGGCAAGACGTAAGCTTCGGGAAATTCAGGCCAAGCTAAAGGTAAGTTTAGTAGCCggttgatttttttatttactcaAATGTATGATAGATGTTAAGATTTTTTTCCCcagtagaaattattttttttagttttacttagTGTATCGATTAATTGTCCGTGGAATGGCTGTTGGAATGTTCGTTTTCTTTTGCGCCATATTTTAGGtttttattacctcctccaacaaagttggaaggaggttatattttcgccccctctttgtgtatgtttttgtttacttgtatgtgaacagcttcatggccacacatttaatcgtagagtaatgaaacttgcatggattaaccgttgcgtaaaaagctggaaattattaaatttggaaggtcaagcaaaatgtccaattctcgtaatcagccataagttttgacatcggtGTCACAGAGACCTCACACTTgtttcctatttgagtgtatgaaattccacgccaattaatacatgttaaggtcaaaggtcaaggtcgagaaacaagctgtCGCGGTAGAGgtcggcgctctactgagtgcccctcggtagttatttttttcatgtttgtaaatGTTTGTAGGGACAGTGTCAGTGTGGAGGCTTcgaaagatttatatatttttataatcgaGTCTTTTCTCGGATCTCTTCAAATCGAATTTCTAGAATTGCGTTTGTCTACACCATAACTTTGGTCGCATTGGTTTTAAATATCTTGATATTTGTACAGCAAGAGTTTTTAAATGCTTGTGCATTTCTGGTTGTTGAAGATAATTAGTTAAATTATGGcatgttcttaaactattttttctTCGATAAGCAATAAATTGTGCTGCTCGTTTTATTAAAAAATAGTGTTAAGAAACGGCGTGTACTTTCATTGGTACTGTTCATATTATATGCAATTCAAGAGGCAATAACGTAGCATTTTATTATTAGCTACAAACCCtggtgggaaaagcaagatgctataagaccaagggcttcagcacggaaaaatagcccgtgaggaaaggaagtaaataaacgatatgagaaataatgtaaCTCGGTCAAGAAAATTGcttcgacttaaaaaaaaaaaaagctaatttgaAAACATTTTATGTAGTAATCTGTCATTCGTCAGACCCCACGTTACTGTAAGCGATCTTTCCACAACTCTGAATACGTTATAGAAATTCACCTAAACATGATCAAACTCCATCAGTGTGTATTATTAAGTAGATCACATGTTAGGGTGTTAAAATTTGTGTATCGCTTAGTTATGGGCATAGCGATCAAGTACGTGTCTGTTTCTGTATAAATTTAGTCCGGAATTAAAAGCTCCCGTAATATTGGAGTAAGCCCAACTTTCATTGATAAGATTATCGTATGTTGTGGTTCATAGTACgctatagtttattttcttttagcgTATGGTATGGAGCAAAGCTTATTCCCTAACAAGAATGTGTTCATTTTTAtactatagcatttttttttatctcttgttcTGTTGGCTTCAGtagtagttttttatttatttagattagCGGCTTCCTTGCATTAATAGAAATAAATCCtgtttattccttttcagtccGTTTACCCTACCTACAAGGTTACCCCTGGTACAGAGTAAATTAAACAATTAATAACTTAACACCGGAGTctacaaactacaaaaaaaaaaaaaagaatatttatacctCACATACAAAATCTCAACAAATAACCCTTAATGACATTTCTTCATGGTGGTTTTAATTACGGTCACATAGAGATCCAGTTAAAGACAGGATCCGATAGAGAAACAGTCCTGGATCGGTAGGAAGAGAAGTAATAAGTTTCCCTAGGTCGCTTTTTTTCCAAGTTTCAATGCCACACGACTTACATACCCGTTTCTCTCTCTTTTTGCAGGATGTACCAGGGGTAAGGCTGTGTGCTCACTTTGTTTATACTCCTTCTCTGGGGTATTGTGGTGTGTACTTAATCCTGAACAAATAGAAATGCTTTGTTTTGTGAAGAAGACATCGTGGaggagaaatatatatttcatgtcacTACATACGTACATGTTTTTATTAGCAGATAATGAATTTATTTCAATAGTTTTGCTCACTCTGTAACTTTTGACACTATTTCAACTTATTCAGTATAACTTTTTAtgtacaattctatatatatatatatatatatatatatatatatatatatatatatatatatatatatatatatatatgtatgtatgtatatatatatatatatactgtatatatatacacacacaaacaaccattTAGACactatattttgattattttaactaTAACTGCTTGCTATGCATATTGCAACATTTACTTagcgaacaaaaaaaaattatattttgcacCCAAGATGTCGCCTTCCTCAAAATCAACTACACATTGTCACTCcctgtagttgttcagtgactcACCTGTGTGTTTCTTCCAAAATTTCGATTAAATTCCGGTTTGCTTTTTGACATTTCGCTACTTTCCTGTCCTGGCTAATATCTCTCACGTGAACAAACGCACCTCGAATTGTAATGTCCACAATTCATTCTATTTCAGTGAGATCTTTCTTTTCTTGCACTTTTGAAATGTGTTCTTGGGACTACTGTAGATATCAAACTGTTTCATTCTCGTAATGTCACTTCTTCTCCGTTTAGCTACACCGTAATTCCTTCATGGCAGTTTGTATCCTTTCCTCTCGTAGAATCGAATAGTTTATTTATTGTAGCAGTATGGCACTCTATATTTAGCACTTGACTGATATCCAGTCCAGTTGTTATCTAGTTTTAGCTTGAAAGCACTCTATGCACTGCTCAGTTGGTTCATGGTGAAGGGGTGAGGTATTGAATGCATTTGCGTAAGTTTCATGTACGTGCATAATGTATTATCCCTCTCGTAAGGATTTAAGGAAATCAAAATCATGCAACGGTCATACTTAATTACGTCATTTTGTGTTTTACCAACTTTTTTGTTAATAAGTATGTAATATTTGCATTATACTTAAGAAAAAATTCTTATCACTCGATACAAAACTGAATTAATTAGTTTTGTGGAGAAACCCTTCTTTTTTATGGATATGTTAAATATAATTGAAgctcatataaaaaataattcaaattacttttatttaattcaatataattttatatttcatttgaggaattttatttttccaattttgcaGGGTTGCTCATCTGATGACAATGGAGGAATGCTTAGATTGGTAAGTTATTTTAAAtttacaatgaatgaatgaatgtatgtatgtgtgtgtgtatgtgtgtgtgtatatatatatatatatatatatatatatatatatatatatatatatatatatatatatatatatatatatatatatatatatatatatatatatatgcgcagaagaaccacagggaaaatgaaaatacgaaataaacgCTTAAGTCctattcgtattttcattttccctgtggttcttctgcatctgagcatcacgttttcctgtgatttttacgcatatatatgtgtgtgtgtgtgtgtagtactgaAGTATATTAAAACATAAGTCTGATTGTATGATAGGcttgtaaaattataaaatttgaatttttagtatATGGTTATCTAATGTAATTCGTATAAATAATTATGTTGAGAgaaaattattatacagtatatgaatgaaaAACAAAGACGAAAGAGAATTTATATCAGTTAGAAACAAAAAATCTTTGAAGAAAATTTGATGGTGGCTAACTCCTTTAAGACCCTTATGTTACCTCCCATAAAAGGAGAATGTCCTATTGCAAAAATCTTGTGTAAAGTTGATTGCATTTCAATGTAAAGTCTGTAATTGATAGAAAAAATAACCTGGACTAGTGTCAAAATGTGACGTCTGCATCCGCAAAAAATAAGAAGCCTTGGAATCAAATTTTCACTAATACTTACACACCTAGATATCAATGTTGTTCCTTTAACATCTATCACATTATTTCCAGGACTCTGCTACAAAAGAAAAAGCCCTTCAAACCATGTCATCCATGTCATCTGCGCAAATTGTGTCGGCGTCCGTTATGCACAACAAAGGCTCCCTTCAATTACCTCCAACACCAGTGTCCTATCCCAGTCCTTTCTGGCAGGGTGGCATACAGGCTGGCACTAGTCAGGAGTAAGTATTCGGTAGTGCCTCTGTATTTCTTTAAGATTGAGGAGTATATTTGCTCGTTGTTTGCAGGCAAGAACAAACTCATTTATCATCTTATCTTATATGACATGCTTCTAAAGGTTGTGCAATGTTTTAATCATTAAATTACTGTGTAATAAAATGAGCCTTCAGTGCAATGACAGAATAGCAGAGTTTGTGTTTTCCCATAGTAAATATACTACGAACTAAATCTTGTTATGTCTGTCACTTGTTACATTTAAATTACACCAGTTGATTTATCATTTCTCACGTATGTGAACATCCTTATTAACCTCCAGCTAATTTCAGTGTTAAGCCGTTTGCTCAGTCACCATTTGGAATGAGTGGAGAAACTAAACCTGGTGCTGGTGGAATGGGTGGACTCCTTCAACCTGCTGCACCTTCAATAACAGTACCACCTTGGGAAGGAAGATCCATAGCCACACAAAAACTGAGACTTGTAGAATTCAGTGCATTTATGGAGTCCCAGAGAGATCCAGACACAGTtagtatttatttataatatatttttaagattACTGAAAGTtcccaacttacaaacttaataggttccaagaagctgttagcaagtctaattttgtaaaattttgccCTTGTAGAATTCAGTGCATTTATGGAGTCCCAGAGAGATCCAGACatagtatttatttataatataattttaagaTTACAAAAAGTTccaataggttccaagaagcttcATCTAACTCGCATGCCTACAATTTTCAGCCGCAAAATTCAACAAATAGTCGTTTTATATTGCAAAAgttgtcttgcttactgcattaaatataATATTGTTTGATTACAATATTCCATTATGATTTCAATTGGATTTGTTTGTATCACTGAATGTTTTGTAAGTTGAGAACCTTCTTATACAGATCaactattttccttatttcatcaGATTAAATAAAAAATTGTTCTACTGTTAGGAAAGAAttcatgaagaatttttttttttaggaaaatttgTAACATTTGTTTGTAAAAGGTATATTGGCAAGCTTCTATATTTTATGACCTTACAATTTCTTTCTATTTCAGTATCAGAAACATCTATTCGTTCACATAGGCGGGCCAACTTCTTATACAGACCCTATATTAGAGGTGAGGTGAAGATACAATAGATTATGTCTGAAAAATTTTTGGCAATATATGTTTCTAaacttatttacaaaaaaaaaatctcctacGGAAACTGATCAATCATCTCAACTTTTCCAGGCTGTTGACATACGACAAATTTATGACAAGTTCCCTGAAAAAAAGGGTGGCCTAAAAGAACTTTATGACAAGGGTCCACAGACTGCTTTCTTTCTTGTCAAGTTTTGGGCTGATCTAAATGTTAACATCCAGGATGAATCTGGAGCCTTTTATGGTGTTACAAGCCAGTAAGTATCTTTATGAAGTTTATTTTTTGCTAAAGAaagaatattaatatatttgtatgaaGCAGTTATGTCATAtgatttttatagttattaatatagGACTCAAGAAAGTGACTAAAAAACAAAGGAATATATAGTTTATTAAATATTAGTCTTCATATGTATAGTGACAGCCATACTTTGGGGAATACACATTTACTCTTAAACATTAGTATTAGACATGAAAATGTGAACATTGCAATTATAATCAAAATGTAATGATGTATACTGTATAAGGTGCTATAGAAACTTTTCCACCTTGATGGAAGGCTCATCGGGAGTAAGTTCCATGGTGGATAGATTTTCTAGGTTGATGTCCATTAGATTGGCTAAGGTACAGCATAACTGTTTCAGCTTCTGTTTGAATACCTGGTATTAGAAAAGACTAATAGACCTCAAAGGTTAGGCATTACAGTATTCCACTTTTCCCAGCCTTGAGTCAGTGTACAGTAGTAGTAAATCGCCTCAGTGACGGTTTGGACATAACAGAATATTTGGCAATGGCAGTTGTATAGCTACGATTTTAGTCACTCCTGTCAGATCATTTATGGAAACTCAAGTGCTATAGTAATATGGCAGACATATTCCTTGGTGCAACACTAACAAACCTGACACTATAGTATACAATTTTCCAAAAGTTTACAAGATGAATCAGTATTTTTGAAAAATTGCATATGATCACAAGACCCCAAATTTTTATGGTTTCTGAATTATTCTTACATGCAATTATAATACTCACATCTGTAAATGAAACTCAGATTAGAGTGAGAATACCAGGGATTAGAATAGAAGTACAGCATATGCAGCTAAAagtaaatctgattcatacatacatacaccaaggcatttcccccaattttggggataaccgacatcaaacaaatgaaacaaaaaaggggacctttcctctctacgttcctcccagtctgacaagagactcaaccgagttcggctggtactgctagggtgccacagcccaccctcccccattatccaccacagatgaagcttcataacgctagatcccctactgctgctacctccgcggtcaaccaaggcaccggaggaagcaacagggcctaccggaactgcgtcacaatcactcgccattcattcctatttctagcacgctctcttgcctctctcacatctatcctcctatcacccagagcttccttcactccatccatccacccaaactttggccttcctcttgttcttctcccatcaactcttgcattcatcaccttctttagcagacagccattttccattctctcaacatagcaaaccacctcaacacattcatatccactctagctgctaactcatttcttacaaccgttctcaacctcactacttcgttcctaatcctatctactcgagatacaccagccatactccttagacacttcatctcaaacaccttcaatttctgtctctccatcactttcattccccacaactccgatccatacatcacagttggtacaatcactttcgcatacagaactctctttacattcatgcccaaccctctattgtttactactcccttaacttcccccaacactttgcatccttcattcactctctgacgtacatctgcttttgctgcaacagcagaccccaagtacttaaactgatccacctcctcaagtaactctccattcaacatgacattcaacctcgcaccaccttcccttctcgtacatctcataaccttactcctacccacattatctctcaacttccctctttcacacacccttccaaattctgtcactaatcggccaagcttctcttctgcgtccgcaagcagtacagtatcatccgcaaacaacaactgatttacctcccattcatggtcattctcgtcttccaGTTTCAATCCTCCTCCCatcactcgaacattcacctctctcaccattccatcaacatagaagttaaacaaccacagtaacatcacacatccctgtctcggccccaatctcaccggaaaccaatcgcttacttaatttcctatcctaacacattaaacgcaacatacacctccttaccttttgctaaatatttctcgcatatctgcctaactgtaaaaatctgagttatacaacccctacctcttctaaaaccaccctgtacttctaagattgcattctctgttttatccttaatcctattaatcagtactctaccatacacttttccaactacactcaacaaactaataccccttgaattacaacactcaagcacatctcccttacccttatatagtggtacaatacacgcacaaacccaatttactggtaccattgacaacacaaaacacatataaaacaatctcaccaaccattcaagtacagtcgcacccccttccttcaacatctcagctcttacaccatccataccatatgcttttcctactctcgtttcatct
This genomic window contains:
- the sd gene encoding transcriptional enhancer factor TEF-1 isoform X1, whose protein sequence is MPNLAHFLAQTWCGGAKISSVWPQGGSAPATPVPPVHLPLPLTTSHKDMEVCDQYWPGSLPLDDDDVNSLHDDKDLGSADAEGVWSPDIEQSFQEALAIYPPCGRRKIILSDEGKMYDRNKAYGRNELIARYIKLRTGKTRTRKQVSSHIQVLARRKLREIQAKLKGCSSDDNGGMLRLDSATKEKALQTMSSMSSAQIVSASVMHNKGSLQLPPTPVSYPSPFWQGGIQAGTSQDVKPFAQSPFGMSGETKPGAGGMGGLLQPAAPSITVPPWEGRSIATQKLRLVEFSAFMESQRDPDTYQKHLFVHIGGPTSYTDPILEAVDIRQIYDKFPEKKGGLKELYDKGPQTAFFLVKFWADLNVNIQDESGAFYGVTSQYESPDNMTITSSTKVCSFGKQVVEKVETEYARFENGRFVYRIHRSPMCEYMINFIHKLKHLPEKYMMNSVLENFTILQVVTNRDTQETLLCVAYVFEVSTSEHGAQHHIYRLVKD
- the sd gene encoding transcriptional enhancer factor TEF-1 isoform X2, yielding MPNLAHFLAQTWCGGAKISSVWPQGGSAPATPVPPVHLPLPLTTSHKDMEVCDQYWPGSLPLDDDDVNSLHDDKDLGSADAEGVWSPDIEQSFQEALAIYPPCGRRKIILSDEGKMYGRNELIARYIKLRTGKTRTRKQVSSHIQVLARRKLREIQAKLKGCSSDDNGGMLRLDSATKEKALQTMSSMSSAQIVSASVMHNKGSLQLPPTPVSYPSPFWQGGIQAGTSQDVKPFAQSPFGMSGETKPGAGGMGGLLQPAAPSITVPPWEGRSIATQKLRLVEFSAFMESQRDPDTYQKHLFVHIGGPTSYTDPILEAVDIRQIYDKFPEKKGGLKELYDKGPQTAFFLVKFWADLNVNIQDESGAFYGVTSQYESPDNMTITSSTKVCSFGKQVVEKVETEYARFENGRFVYRIHRSPMCEYMINFIHKLKHLPEKYMMNSVLENFTILQVVTNRDTQETLLCVAYVFEVSTSEHGAQHHIYRLVKD
- the sd gene encoding transcriptional enhancer factor TEF-1 isoform X4 encodes the protein MPNLAHFLAQTWCGGAKISSVWPQGGSAPATPVPPVHLPLPLTTSHKDMEPLDDDDVNSLHDDKDLGSADAEGVWSPDIEQSFQEALAIYPPCGRRKIILSDEGKMYGRNELIARYIKLRTGKTRTRKQVSSHIQVLARRKLREIQAKLKGCSSDDNGGMLRLDSATKEKALQTMSSMSSAQIVSASVMHNKGSLQLPPTPVSYPSPFWQGGIQAGTSQDVKPFAQSPFGMSGETKPGAGGMGGLLQPAAPSITVPPWEGRSIATQKLRLVEFSAFMESQRDPDTYQKHLFVHIGGPTSYTDPILEAVDIRQIYDKFPEKKGGLKELYDKGPQTAFFLVKFWADLNVNIQDESGAFYGVTSQYESPDNMTITSSTKVCSFGKQVVEKVETEYARFENGRFVYRIHRSPMCEYMINFIHKLKHLPEKYMMNSVLENFTILQVVTNRDTQETLLCVAYVFEVSTSEHGAQHHIYRLVKD
- the sd gene encoding transcriptional enhancer factor TEF-1 isoform X3; the encoded protein is MPNLAHFLAQTWCGGAKISSVWPQGGSAPATPVPPVHLPLPLTTSHKDMEPLDDDDVNSLHDDKDLGSADAEGVWSPDIEQSFQEALAIYPPCGRRKIILSDEGKMYDRNKAYGRNELIARYIKLRTGKTRTRKQVSSHIQVLARRKLREIQAKLKGCSSDDNGGMLRLDSATKEKALQTMSSMSSAQIVSASVMHNKGSLQLPPTPVSYPSPFWQGGIQAGTSQDVKPFAQSPFGMSGETKPGAGGMGGLLQPAAPSITVPPWEGRSIATQKLRLVEFSAFMESQRDPDTYQKHLFVHIGGPTSYTDPILEAVDIRQIYDKFPEKKGGLKELYDKGPQTAFFLVKFWADLNVNIQDESGAFYGVTSQYESPDNMTITSSTKVCSFGKQVVEKVETEYARFENGRFVYRIHRSPMCEYMINFIHKLKHLPEKYMMNSVLENFTILQVVTNRDTQETLLCVAYVFEVSTSEHGAQHHIYRLVKD